One genomic region from Quercus robur chromosome 4, dhQueRobu3.1, whole genome shotgun sequence encodes:
- the LOC126723337 gene encoding putative invertase inhibitor: MRPLFSSYSLPLLLLFISTFHTINANNLIHETCKKCSQKDPNLSYNFCVNSLQAAPKSQSIDDLRELGKISIKLIKQNVTNTRNHIKKLLGNKNSDSFIESCLSDCFDLYSDAVPTLSQALKDYKAKRYDDANIEVSSVLDASTTCEDGFEEKKGVVSPLTKRNNNTFQLSAIALSIVNMLN; encoded by the coding sequence ATGAGGCCTCTCTTCTCTTCCTATTCCCTCCCTCTTTTACTCTTGTTTATCTCCACCTTCCATACCATAAACGCCAACAACCTCATCCATGAAACTTGCAAGAAATGCTCGCAGAAAGATCCAAACCTAAGCTACAACTTCTGTGTAAACTCTCTCCAAGCAGCCCCAAAAAGCCAGAGTATTGATGATCTTCGTGAACTTGGTAAGATATCCATCAAGTTAATCAAACAGAACGTTACAAACACAAGGAACCACATCAAGAAGCTCTTAGGGAACAAAAACTCAGACTCTTTCATTGAGTCCTGCTTGAGTGACTGCTTTGATCTTTATTCCGATGCTGTACCCACTCTTAGTCAAGCCCTGAAAGACTACAAGGCTAAGCGCTATGACGATGCTAACATTGAAGTGAGCTCAGTCTTAGATGCCTCTACAACATGTGAAGATGGATTCGAGGAAAAGAAAGGTGTGGTTTCGCCATTGACAAAGAGAAACAACAACACGTTTCAGTTGTCTGCTATAGCGCTTTCCATAGTTAATATGTTAAATTGA